Proteins encoded together in one Telopea speciosissima isolate NSW1024214 ecotype Mountain lineage chromosome 4, Tspe_v1, whole genome shotgun sequence window:
- the LOC122659328 gene encoding uncharacterized protein LOC122659328, whose protein sequence is MPPRRSIRRAERNPPPPPPPIEDAPLPPPVGNVPLPSTPPILGTNQQDFVGAMTAFMNFVQTQAINAVATNAPHPHRHPYQGDSTGRVMERFKKLGPLVFKGVGMDPLWPAVWVEEMEKIFLILGCTDAQKVACATFMLQGEAHMWWKAHNQIMVTVDPVITWARFTWAFFDSYFPDSMKEAKEIEFLTLTPGTNSVMAYKNKFEDLAYFTEDHVSIDEKKAKKFMRGLKAQLKGAIVTLKLTYYADVL, encoded by the coding sequence ATGCCCCCACGAAGATCAATAAGAAGGGCGGAAAGaaatccaccaccaccacctccaccaattGAAGATGCACCACTTCCGCCACCTGTTGGAAATGTACCATTACCTTCAACTCCTCCGATTCTAGGAACCAACCAGCAGGACTTTGTGGGAGCAATGACTGCTTTCATGAACTTCGTGCAGACTCAAGCTATCAATGCTGTCGCAACGAATGCTCCCCACCCTCATCGTCATCCTTACCAAGGGGATAGCACTGGGAGAGTCATGGAGCGGTTCAAGAAGTTGGGACCCCTAGTCTTCAAAGGGGTAGGCATGGATCCACTTTGGCCAGCAGTTTGGGtcgaagagatggagaagatttTTCTTATTCTGGGATGCACTGATGCTCAAAAGGTAGCTTGTGCCACTTTCATGCTACAAGGAGAGGCTCATATGTGGTGGAAGGCCCACAACCAGATCATGGTAACAGTTGATCCAGTTATCACTTGGGCACGTTTCACATGGGCTTTCTTTGATAGCTACTTCCCGGATAGCATGAAGGAAGCCAAGGAGATTGAGTTCCTTACTCTGACTCCGGGGACCAATTCTGTGATGGCTTATAAGAATAAGTTCGAAGACCTAGCTTACTTCACAGAGGATCATGTCAGTATCGACGAGAAAAAGGCCAAGAAGTTCATGAGAGGACTCAAAGCTCAACTAAAGGGAGCTATTGTGACGCTAAAGCTTACTTATTACGCTGATGTACTATAG